One segment of Xanthomonas oryzae pv. oryzae DNA contains the following:
- a CDS encoding ExbD/TolR family protein, translating to MAFSTGGSRGPMADINVTPLVDVMLVLLIIFIVTAPIMTYPIAVDLPQRVLNPPPQTTEPPPPIDLRIDASNQVSWNNSPTPVDQLQQKMEEVVQADPTNQPELRIDANPDAEYEVMAKVLAAAKNAQMKKIGFMQQ from the coding sequence ATGGCATTTAGTACTGGTGGAAGCCGTGGGCCGATGGCCGACATCAACGTCACGCCCCTCGTGGACGTGATGCTGGTGCTGCTGATCATCTTCATCGTTACCGCGCCGATCATGACCTACCCGATCGCCGTGGATCTGCCGCAGCGGGTGCTCAACCCGCCACCGCAGACGACCGAACCGCCGCCGCCGATCGACTTGCGTATCGACGCCAGCAACCAGGTGTCCTGGAACAACAGCCCGACCCCGGTCGATCAGTTGCAGCAGAAGATGGAAGAAGTGGTGCAGGCCGATCCGACCAATCAGCCGGAACTGCGCATCGATGCAAATCCGGATGCGGAGTACGAAGTGATGGCCAAGGTGCTGGCCGCTGCGAAGAACGCGCAGATGAAGAAAATCGGCTTCATGCAGCAGTAA
- a CDS encoding ExbD/TolR family protein: MAFSSGNSGGPMADINVTPLVDVMLVLLIIFIITAPLMSHKVKVELPQANLIQKEDAEKRAAPITLAVKEDGSLYWNDEPISKEALESRLSTAAQQTPQPPLNLRGDRTTKMRTINEITKIAQGQGMLDVGFVATKVKGQ; this comes from the coding sequence ATGGCCTTCAGTAGTGGAAACAGCGGTGGCCCGATGGCCGACATCAATGTGACGCCCCTCGTGGACGTCATGCTGGTGCTGCTGATCATCTTCATCATTACGGCGCCGCTGATGTCCCATAAGGTCAAGGTGGAGCTGCCACAGGCCAACTTGATCCAGAAGGAAGATGCGGAGAAACGCGCCGCGCCGATCACTCTGGCCGTCAAGGAAGATGGGTCGCTGTACTGGAACGACGAGCCGATTTCCAAGGAAGCCTTGGAGTCGCGCCTGTCCACCGCAGCACAGCAGACCCCGCAGCCGCCGCTCAATTTGCGTGGCGACCGCACGACCAAGATGCGTACGATCAACGAGATCACCAAGATCGCGCAGGGTCAGGGCATGCTGGACGTCGGTTTCGTTGCAACCAAAGTGAAGGGGCAGTAA